In Gordonia sp. SL306, the genomic window CGACCTCGGTCACGTGGTGCCGATTGTGCCGGGCGCGGTGATCTTCGACCTCCCGGTGGGCGCGTGGGAGAACCGACCGGACGCCGCGTTCGGTCGGGCTGCGTTGTCGTCGGCGACGACCGATCTCGAGGTGGGCAGCGTCGGTGCGGGGGCCGGGGCGCGGGCCGGGGCCCTCAAGGGCGGTGTGGGGACTGCGGCGATCCTGATCGAGAACGGGCCGGCCGCCGGGGTGACGGTCGGTGCTCTCATGGTGGTCAACCCGGTCGGTTCGGTGATCGACGAGAAAACCGGATTACCTTGGTCAGCAACAGATTCCGATCTCCAGCGGTTCGGTCTACGGCGACCGTCGGAGCGTCATGTCGCCGACCATGCCGACCTGGTCGCCAAGCAGACGGTGCTCAACACGACCATCGGGCTGGTGGCCACCGACGCGGTCCTTGATCCGGCGTCGACCCGGCGGGTCGCGATGGCCGGTCACGACGGCATCGCACGATCGATTGTGCCTGCACATTCACCGCTGGACGGGGACACCGTCTTCGCGGTGTCGACGGGCGCAGTCCTTCCCGATCAGCCGGACGTTCCGGTGGGCATGAACCCTGGTGTGGCGTTGCTCGCGGAGGTCTGCCGGGCTGCGGCGGACGTGGTGGCGCGGGCGATCGTCGGTGCGGTGCTGGCCGCGACCCCGGTGGCGGGGCTACCGACCTACCGCGAGGTGCTGCCATCCGCTTTTCGAGTGACCGACTGAGACCGATGCCGCCCCTCGACACCGATATTTGCGTTGGGCCGCGCGGTTCGTGTGATCTGGGTCAGGTGCGGGCCCGGAATAGCGACAGCCGGGCCGACGTTGTCGCCGAGCGTGATGAGAGGTGGGACGAAGTGCTGACGATCGGTCAGGGATTGGTCGATGCGATGGTGGCGCACGCTCGCGCCGATCACCCGGACGAGGCGTGCGGGATCATCGCCGGGCCCGAGGGGTCCGATCGCCCCGAGCGGTTCGTGGCGATGGTCAACGCCGAGCGCTCGCCGACCTTTTACCGTTTCGATTCGGGTGAGCAGCTGAAGGTGTGGCGGGAGATGGATCGCCTCGACGAGGAGCCGGTGGTGATCTATCACTCGCACACCGCGACCGAGGCCTACCCGAGCCGCACCGACATCTCGTATGCAAGCGAACCGAACGCCCATTACGTGCTGGTGTCCACCCGGGACGCCGACAACGCAGAGATCCGCAGCTATCGCATCGTCGATGGTGTGGTGACCGAAGAGCAGATAGAGATCAGGAGCTGACCCATGGCGGTAACCGTGTCCATCCCGACCATCCTGCGTACACACACGGGTGGTGAGAAGCGGGTCGAGGCGTCGGGGGCGACCCTCTCCGAGGTCATCGACAATCTGGAGTCGGCCAACCCCGGGATCAAGGAACGACTCGTCGCCGACGGCAAGTTGCACCGCTTCGTCAACATCTATGTCAACGACGAGGACGTGCGGTTCTCCGGCGGCCTCGACACGACGATCGGCGACGGCGACGATGTGACGATCCTGCCCGCCGTCGCGGGCGGATAGGTCTCGGTGGCTCGCTACACGTCGCTCATCGACTCGGTGGGGCACACGCCCCTGATCGGGCTGCAGCGACTGTCGCCACGCTGGGACGAGACGGCCGACGGTCCGCATGTGCGTTTGTGGGCCAAACTCGAGGACCGTAATCCGACCGGTTCCATCAAGGACCGTCCCGCGTTGCGGATGATCGAGCAGGCCGAGCGTGACGGGTTGTTGGCGCCCGGATCGATCATCCTCGAACCGACCAGCGGCAACACCGGGATCAGCTTGGCGATGGCTGCCAAGCTGAAGGGTTATCAGCTGATCTGCGTCATGCCCGAGAACACCTCGGAGGAACGCCGGTCGCTGTTGAAGATGTTTGGCGCGCAGGTCATCTCGTCGCCTGCGGCCGGTGGCTCCAATACCGCGGTCGCGATGGCGAAAGATCTCGCAGCCGAGCATCCCGACTGGGTGATGCTCTACCAGTACGGCAATGAGGCCAACATGCTCGCCCACTACGAGGGAACCGGGCCAGAGCTGTTCGCGGACTTGCCGGAGATCACCCACTTCGTGGCGGGGCTCGGCACCACGGGCACCCTCATGGGTGTCGGTCGCTACCTGCGTGAGCAGAACCCCGAGATCGAGATCGTCGCCGCCGAGCCGCGTTACGGCGACGAGGTCTACGGCCTGCGTAACATCGACGAGGGCTTTGTGCCCGAGCTCTATGACGACTCGGTGCTCACCCGGCGGTTCTCCGTCCAGGGCGTCGACGCCGTGGCCCGGGTACGCGAGCTCATCGACGCCGAGGGGATCTTCGCCGGTATCTCCACCGGAGCGATCCTGCAGGCCGCACGCGGAGTCGGCCGGGGTGCGATGAAGAACGGCCAACGCGCCGACATCGGCCTGGTCATCCCCGATGCGGGGTGGAAGTATCTGAGCACCGGAGCCTACGAAGGTAGCCTGGAGCAGGCAGAGCAGGCGCTTGAAGGCCAGCTCTGGGCATGACCCCGCAGGTCTGGAGACCACTGGCCTCACTGCTGGTCGAGTAGTCGGCGAGCGGAGCGAGCCGACGTATCGAGACCACCACCGACGAGGACGCAGATGACAGCCAATCCGGCACCCGCACGGCCCACACCGCGCCCCCTCTGGCAGCGTTCGGCGCTGATCATGGCCGCGATCGCCGTGCTGTTGTTCGTGATCGAGGCGATCGACGCGGCGACCGATTACCGGCTCGACGACGCGGGTATCGTGCCACGTCAGGTCGACGGCCTCGACGGCATCCTCTGGGCGCCGTTTCTGCACGTCGACTGGGCGCATCTCATCGGGAATCTCATCCCCGGGCTCATCCTCGGATTCCTCCTGTTGCTGACGAGGCGCTTCGTCCTCGTCACGCTGATCGTCTGGGTGGTGTCCGGGGTGGGCGTGTGGCTGTTCGGACCGGCGTACACGCCGACGGTTGGCGCATCCGGGATCATCTTCGGCTGGCTGACGTACCTGCTCATCCGTGGACTGTTCAACAGGGACCTGTGGCAGATACTCGCCGGAGCCGTCCTGTTCCTGGTCTACGGGTCGATCCTGTGGGGCGTGCTGCCGGGTAATCCGGGCGTCTCCTGGCAGGGGCACCTGTTCGGTGCGCTCGGAGGGGTGCT contains:
- a CDS encoding P1 family peptidase translates to MIAPSGDRITDVAGIEVGHHHRIDPDAVLADPDAAREGSGWATGVTVIRISGPNAICAVDVRGGGPGTRETDLLDPVNTVQTAHAIVLTGGSAYGLAAADGVMSGLESAGVGLRMDDLGHVVPIVPGAVIFDLPVGAWENRPDAAFGRAALSSATTDLEVGSVGAGAGARAGALKGGVGTAAILIENGPAAGVTVGALMVVNPVGSVIDEKTGLPWSATDSDLQRFGLRRPSERHVADHADLVAKQTVLNTTIGLVATDAVLDPASTRRVAMAGHDGIARSIVPAHSPLDGDTVFAVSTGAVLPDQPDVPVGMNPGVALLAEVCRAAADVVARAIVGAVLAATPVAGLPTYREVLPSAFRVTD
- a CDS encoding M67 family metallopeptidase, which encodes MLTIGQGLVDAMVAHARADHPDEACGIIAGPEGSDRPERFVAMVNAERSPTFYRFDSGEQLKVWREMDRLDEEPVVIYHSHTATEAYPSRTDISYASEPNAHYVLVSTRDADNAEIRSYRIVDGVVTEEQIEIRS
- a CDS encoding MoaD/ThiS family protein — translated: MAVTVSIPTILRTHTGGEKRVEASGATLSEVIDNLESANPGIKERLVADGKLHRFVNIYVNDEDVRFSGGLDTTIGDGDDVTILPAVAGG
- a CDS encoding PLP-dependent cysteine synthase family protein, encoding MARYTSLIDSVGHTPLIGLQRLSPRWDETADGPHVRLWAKLEDRNPTGSIKDRPALRMIEQAERDGLLAPGSIILEPTSGNTGISLAMAAKLKGYQLICVMPENTSEERRSLLKMFGAQVISSPAAGGSNTAVAMAKDLAAEHPDWVMLYQYGNEANMLAHYEGTGPELFADLPEITHFVAGLGTTGTLMGVGRYLREQNPEIEIVAAEPRYGDEVYGLRNIDEGFVPELYDDSVLTRRFSVQGVDAVARVRELIDAEGIFAGISTGAILQAARGVGRGAMKNGQRADIGLVIPDAGWKYLSTGAYEGSLEQAEQALEGQLWA
- a CDS encoding rhomboid family intramembrane serine protease — protein: MTANPAPARPTPRPLWQRSALIMAAIAVLLFVIEAIDAATDYRLDDAGIVPRQVDGLDGILWAPFLHVDWAHLIGNLIPGLILGFLLLLTRRFVLVTLIVWVVSGVGVWLFGPAYTPTVGASGIIFGWLTYLLIRGLFNRDLWQILAGAVLFLVYGSILWGVLPGNPGVSWQGHLFGALGGVLAAWFLADRDRRRKVKAGTPQFPGVSS